In the genome of Delphinus delphis chromosome 15, mDelDel1.2, whole genome shotgun sequence, one region contains:
- the TP53INP2 gene encoding tumor protein p53-inducible nuclear protein 2 isoform X2, whose amino-acid sequence MLQRLTSLFFSSPAPPEDPDCPRAFVSEEDEVDGWLIIDLAEGPGLGPARLQSSPLEDLLIEHPSMSVYVTGSTIVLEPGPPSPHPDAALPDGDLSDGELAPARREPRALHHAAPLPARATLLEKAGQARRLQRARQRAERHALSAKVVQRQNRARESRPRRPKHQGSFVYQPCQRQFNY is encoded by the exons ATGCTCCAGCGCCTCACCAGCCTCTTCTTCAGCTCCCCGGCGCCCCCCGAGGACCCCGACTGCCCTCGAGCCTTCGTCTCCGAGGAGGATGAAGTGGATGGCTGGCTCATTATTGACCTGGCGG AAGGGCCTGGGCTCGGGCCTGCCCGCCTCCAGAGCAGCCCCCTGGAGGACCTCCTCATCGAGCACCCCAGCATGTCCGTTTACGTGACCGGCAGCACCATAGTGCTGGAGCCGGGACCTCCTTCCCCGCACCCTGACGCCGCCCTGCCAGACGGAGACCTTAGCGACGG GGAGTTGGCGCCTGCTCGCCGTGAACCCCGGGCCCTGCACCACGCCGCCCCTCTGCCGGCGCGGGCCACACTGCTGGAGAAGGCGGGCCAGGCGCGGCGCCTGCAGCGGGCCCGGCAGCGGGCCGAGCGCCACGCTCTGAGCGCCAAGGTGGTGCAACGGCAGAACCGCGCCCGCGAGAGCCGTCCGCGCCGGCCCAAGCACCAGGGCAGCTTTGTCTACCAGCCGTGCCAGCGCCAGTTCAACTACTGA
- the TP53INP2 gene encoding tumor protein p53-inducible nuclear protein 2 isoform X1 yields the protein MLQRLTSLFFSSPAPPEDPDCPRAFVSEEDEVDGWLIIDLADSFTAPPSPGAAPAPAGRPPPAPSLMDESWFVTPPACFTAEGPGLGPARLQSSPLEDLLIEHPSMSVYVTGSTIVLEPGPPSPHPDAALPDGDLSDGELAPARREPRALHHAAPLPARATLLEKAGQARRLQRARQRAERHALSAKVVQRQNRARESRPRRPKHQGSFVYQPCQRQFNY from the exons ATGCTCCAGCGCCTCACCAGCCTCTTCTTCAGCTCCCCGGCGCCCCCCGAGGACCCCGACTGCCCTCGAGCCTTCGTCTCCGAGGAGGATGAAGTGGATGGCTGGCTCATTATTGACCTGGCGG ACAGCTTCACAGCTCCACCCAGCCCCGGGGCCGCCCCGGCCCCTGCGGGCCGCCCTCCGCCCGCACCCTCCTTGATGGATGAGAGCTGGTTTGTTACCCCTCCGGCCTGTTTTACTGCAGAAGGGCCTGGGCTCGGGCCTGCCCGCCTCCAGAGCAGCCCCCTGGAGGACCTCCTCATCGAGCACCCCAGCATGTCCGTTTACGTGACCGGCAGCACCATAGTGCTGGAGCCGGGACCTCCTTCCCCGCACCCTGACGCCGCCCTGCCAGACGGAGACCTTAGCGACGG GGAGTTGGCGCCTGCTCGCCGTGAACCCCGGGCCCTGCACCACGCCGCCCCTCTGCCGGCGCGGGCCACACTGCTGGAGAAGGCGGGCCAGGCGCGGCGCCTGCAGCGGGCCCGGCAGCGGGCCGAGCGCCACGCTCTGAGCGCCAAGGTGGTGCAACGGCAGAACCGCGCCCGCGAGAGCCGTCCGCGCCGGCCCAAGCACCAGGGCAGCTTTGTCTACCAGCCGTGCCAGCGCCAGTTCAACTACTGA